TGGTGCGGGAGGGTGTTAGAAGGGTTGGGGGAAGTGTTGCACTTTGCATGTAAATGGTTGTAAAGACTGCTGCAGGGACCTGTATAGAGACTGAAAGAGAACAACGATGACGACATTGGAAAGAGAGTTGAGGACACAGAGGTAATCAAGGGCAACCATTTGGACGCACTGTGACCTGGAATGACGTATGATCCGATCTATGACGTGTCAGACAAAGAAGAAAAGGGTTTATTTCTGCTGGGAGGTGATGAGAGCACTTTGTACACCTCACCAAGACCTAAAGTGAGAGGATTATTTAACCCTGTCAGTCCCgagaccccagaaaaaaacacatttatgtccagcccttatatttaaactcacaatgaagtgttttaccatgttcttttcaggacaaccagggctacaagtagaacacacaACTATTTGACATAAACACTTGCAATCATGAGTTTWATTGACAaatgttgacaaatgtcaataaaaacCCCTGATAAAAAGGAGTtgatgaatgctgtaagtacagaaatggaaatgaatatccaactagtcagtgacaactgtattgagtttggagtttgtgacagcaacaatgtaagcttattacagtattaaagatactatgtcctgggatttacaATGATCTTCTGTATAGAAGTGTCATAGAGCAAACATCTGACTGTTCGTCTCAGCCTTTCATAGATAGCCTTTAATAGTTTTTAGCTCAAATCATTCAGACACTATATACTATATAAAAAGACCTGGCCCTGGGCCCCTTCAGGCATCCTCCCTGGTCTcacaaacacagctctagctcagcccctgttaaatcacacagactaatgctACCAACAGGTGCGGAAGAAACAGACAAATGAAGTGTTACAACCCAGAAGTCTGCTCAAACGCACAATGTTTAAAAGGAGTTAGAAGTCGAAAAAAGTGctgggactcattgggttaaggacactttaatgatttatttaacctttatttaactaggcaagtcagttaagaacaaattcttatttacaatgacggtctaccccagccaaaccctaacccagacgacgccgggccaattgtgcaccgccctatgggactcccaatcacggccggatgtgatacagcctggaatagaaccagggtctgtagcgacgcctctagcgctgagatgcagtgccttagactgttgcgccactcaggatcTCAAATGTTTGAACATTTCTTGTAATTTGAGGTTTGCTAGTGCATTAAAAYGGTATTTGGTGAAGCAGAAAAAAAGTTCCTAAACAGAAGGTGCTATCAAAAGGTTTCGAGACAAATCTGTCTGCTGTTTAATAGTTGGTTTTAAATTGTCATCATTTGGATACAAAAGAGTGACAGACTCTAATGTCTCATCAAGATGACTCAATCGATTTTGTGCCACATTCATGAGATTACCTTTCTGAAGCAAAAAAACCATCAGGACTTCAAATCTGTTCGGTTTTCCTGAAATTCAAAACATCAATCCCTTTTCTGTGAAATGAGTCTGATGCCTCATTTTAAAAGGTCACCATTGTAATTGTCTTCGTGATCGACTGAACAAGATTATAACATAAGATATCACAAATCATGCAAAAGACAACTTTGTTAGGACAAACTTCATAATGCTTCTGACAGACGATATTATATATTGTTGGGACAAACTTCATATTGCTTCtgataaattatattttattttgtatttttttaagagAGATACTATGAatacaatattttatttaaataataaatgacGAAAGAAAAACTTTCATATGTCACTTCAATAGATTTATGCTTCATATTCCAGTTACCTCTGTTTGGTTTCCATGTCTGTATTCCGCCCYGAGCATCTAAGTGAAATATGTTCACAGCATATGCCATGTCCAGAGAAGGCATCAGGAGGCCGGYGAGTCAGAATAAGTTAATTAAACGCCGATGTGGTAACTAGGCATGGCATTGGGCTGCCCTTCGGCTATTAGACAAGGTCactcacactacaacactcaccCACGCTCTGGTGAGAAAACAAACCTCAACCCGGACAAGTAGAGGCCAAAGAGCACCCATGTGACCATTATTTTTTATGATTTGGTTTTAGATTACATTAGAACACTTTATTATCCTCTATTATTTCACTCTATGGGTTGAAATGTCACATTTTGTCGTTGTCAAATAATTCTGAAGTGTCATTAAAAATTCCCTGTGAGTCAATGTCCTCCTCCGTCCCTGTCAGTAATTTAGTGGCCGGTCTTCAGTGCATACTGCATAAAAGCCAGACATGACCAGTATCTCTCTTTGGGGTTGGAACATGGTTTGCCAATCACACATAGAGACTTCGGTGTGAGCCCAGGGGAATACTGGATGAATACTGGATGTGAAAAGAGAGAGGACTTTAAATCTCTTCTGTTTCCTCTTTGGCTTCTAACCAGCCCGGCCTGGATTCTGTCTTAAGGTCCTAGAGGGCAGAGGGTGATTTAGTTAGAGTAGACCTTTCATGCAGACATACTATGTCTGATAGTAGGCTATGTCTGATGTTTTGAGTCTATGAAGTTTATGATGAAAGTGATTGTTTTCGATAGACGTTTGTGCCATTTAGGATGAAAGCTTGTGACAGAGGCCTAGGGATCGCTGTAGAAATAGTTCTGTCTGATGAGACATGACAGAAACATCATATCCACTTTCCCGTTACCTCATCTCACATGTCAATAAGCAACACAGATCTTTGCTGATTATTCTCCAGTGTCATGTGACCACGTCGCCTGCGGCTTCAGGGAGGTGCTTTCGTCAAGTTCTGCCTGTCCTGTGTGGATTATGAGGATGCATAGGAACCATCTATCTGGACCATCATAAACTCCACACTTCTTCAATTTGAGCTATTGTCATTTTTCTAAGTGGAAGACACTAGAGGAGCTGGGATCATATGGAAAGATCTGTTTTTATATCTGTAGGCATCCTCATCCGTGGAGGGGTTCGAGAGAAAATGACTCACATCCCAGTGACACTCGCAGTTATATTGTCTTTAATTAGTGCATCATAaaaatgtgtacgtgtgtgtctcggtgtgtgtctctttgtgtgtgtgtggcatcagttCCATCAACTTAGTTAAAgtaaagattcacccattttgaatgttatatcgtATTTGTGCATCGTTGAGCTATTCCCCATGCAAGCAGGTAGAAATACAGCCAGTATGATgcgtcataccggctgtatttctgcctgcttgaacgaagcactcagatacacatgaaaatatgaaaagaccccgggaatcgatagaacacAAATACGATATAACATTCCTTTAACCGCCACATTTCTACTGTATTGGCCCACCGTTTCTCCAATCTCATCACACAAATCTATAATAttatggactgtttgaaaataaaGATAGATCCTATATTCCAATGGATTGTATCAAAATTAATATAGAATGACTTGTTAGACCCTATATTCTACACAGTAATTAAACACTCCCGTCTCCAAGTGCCTTGCTAGTATTTATCTACCACACCTGCCTCTTAGACCTCTTCTctaccatgcctcaggactacctggcatgatgactccttgctgtccccagtccacctggccgtgctgctgctccagtttcaactgttctgcctgcggctatggaaccctgacctgttcaccggacgtgctacctgtcccagacctgctgttttcaactctStagagacagcaggagcggtaWagatactcttaatgatcggRtatgaaaagccaactgacatttactcctgaggtgctgacttgttgcaccctctacaactactgtgattattattatttgaccatgctggtcatttatgaacatcttggccatgttctgttataatctccaKccggcacagccagaagaggactggccacccctcatagcctggttcctctctaggtttctttctaggttttggcctttctatggagtttttcctagccactgtacttctacacctgcattgcttgctgtttggggttttaggctgggtttctgtacagcactttgagatatcagctgatgtaagaagggctatataaatacatttgatttgatttgattctcatGTGAGATGGACAGCTATTGAGTCCTCTGGCTCGGCCCTTGTTTAGCTCTGTAGCGTATGGCCATGCAATACACATCCTCCACTAAGCAGAGCGCTGATAAACAAACACAGATCAATGAAATGAATCCATGACCCCCCTGAGATCTACGGCTCTGAAAYAGCATGTGTCTAATGAACTGAAACTGTCATGTAGAAGCTATGTTGTGCTGATGGMCTGAGCTGTTTGCTGGGGTGTATAGTATCCCAGAGGCATGCATCCAAGGCCGTTGATTAAATGATAGTCAACATGCCTTTTTTAAAACCTataatccttagttgctacatcaacatttttttgtaataaattaatgatatgtacccattgattgtcAAAGAATAGAACTTATAAATACCTCATgaccttagttcaactgtcatactccATCAGAACACAAATTATAAGCTTTTTTTACACCAATGTTTGCAAACAATATAAACACGGTATAGCATCAAAATATGGTTCAAACTAAAACGTTAATACCATGgatagtcagtccttgcatccacagctctctccatgaatttgagagtggttatgtttctccaggcccatccctcagctttttaccaaaacagagtcAGGGTAATGCMttgttattgtttcaattaaggattctagctttaaggcaATATATTCTCCCTGATGTCTCTCATTCTTTTATAGCAGGTTTCCAGTTGGATTCTTTCCCATTCTGGTGTCAKGTCTACTCCCGATTCCCCCCTCCAGTACCCGACGTTGTGGTCTACTAACCACCYGTCCTGGCAACCAGAattgcgcacacctgctccccatcgttacgcacacctggacttcatcaccaccctgattactctcccttcataTAGCCCTCAGTAAGtctcagtcatcaggcagtattggttttgggTTCCTGCTTAGTATTAACTTCATGATTACTATTAAACACACCTTCTGTGCCTTTCCCTGCATATATgtacccacaaatgctgatgctctagatactcaacaagtctaaagaaggccagttttattgcttctttaatcaggacaacagttttcagctgtgctaacatcattgcaaaaggMTTTTCTAATGAtcgattagccttttaaaatgatKaacttggattagctaacacaacgtgccattggaacacaggagtgatggttgctgataatgggcctctgtacgcctatgtagatattccataaaaaatctgccgtttccagctacaatagtaatttttCACCATTAATGtttacgctgtatttctgatcaatttgatgttattttaatggaccaaaaatgggcttttctttcaaaaacaaggacatttctaagtaaccccaacCCCAaacacttttgaacggtagtgtacattattATTCAAATCTATGACAGATCAACTTGTTTGTGTTATAAATTAYAGGCAGGAAATCTAACTGGCTGCGATAAGGCTGATTTGTGTGAAATAGAAAGATGGAAACAGTGATGTGTGAATGTAGCTATTCTCAGAGGAAATATTCTGACTTCTGTCCCTGCGGTGAGGCGGACAGAGCAGGGAGCAACCTCCCTGGTGTAGTGTTGACAGAGAAGTAGTTTTGACAAGATGGTACACAGCTTATTTCAGAAATGactttcgtagcaggttaggagaacttatgaGACGTACAGTAAGCTAGGGATATGAAAGCAATAACATACCGCTCAGAACTTTACTCCCGGTCCATACTGCTGTTTGTCTACAAAGTCTTGCCCCCACTTCAgatttgtttagtgtgtgtgcgtgcgtgggtgtaCAGCAACTGCAAAATTCAATAGTTAACTACACGACTCTGTCTTATCTGTAAGAGACTATGGACATGAACAAATCACTGACAGATATTCCATTGTGCTTCAGAGTGGAACATTTATCATCCACTGTTGCTAGTTTCTGACTGTTTGACAGTTGTATAAAGCAGCCCTATCACAGAGAATAACTCAAAGAACTCAAACACAACACACTTTAATTACACATTAGTGGCAGAAACCTTCCCAATCGGTCAGTGCTATCTGGGAACCTTGAGACGTCCCTACTCTGACTTGAACACAATGAAGTTGACATTTMAAATGGTTAAGTTAWgggttaaggttaggtaagggttaaggttaaggttaaggtttagggtagggacatcccYAGGATCCAAAATAGCACTAACTCTTCCCAATCATGCAGAAAATCAATTTAGGTTAGAAGGGATAGCACTCACTACCTAGTTTCTCTCCTCTTTTAACCTCTGTCTTTTTCTTCCATTCAACTGTTGACTGTGAttggtgctgctgtctcctcaGCTTGCTGTGTTGCCCCTCCTTTGCCTTTATTTCACCATGATGGTTTGTTTTTCTGCATCAGTTTAGGGATAGATTGGCATCCAATCTACAGGCTGGTTGAGGTACTGCCTGTATCTGTACAGTCTGCTGGTTCACCACACACTGGACACAACATGTACAAGAGTCATGAATTATTAAAGGTTTTGACTGTCTTTATTTAGTTATTCAGACAGATCAACCCAATGCATTGTGGTCCCATCACAGCATGTACACCAGCAGGTCTCAATCTCCCAGACAGCAAAGGATACAATGTAAAGACAGTGAAACCCAATCCATAGTCTGGGACAGGRATGTCTTAGCTCCATTTCTTGCACTACAGAGAAGGCTacattactgtatgtgtgcagAATAGCATCAGAGGGATAAGTCGTAGAAGGCAGAAGGAGGAAGCACTCATGTGATTGGGACAGTTCAGCGATTTTACAAAACATATTTGTTTCCTTACTTTGAAGTCGTCTAAGGGAACATGTATCTTACTATGTAAAATCGCAGAACTATCTCTTTKAGCTCATGTGATTGTTATGTTGAGACAGAGAAACTGAGTAAATCACAGCGGGCCAATTAATAGTAGTCATAATTGACATTGGCGCCGTGTCTGTAGGAACCGGGGTCCTGTGGCCCGATGGGGGCGTTCTCGTCATAATGGTGCTGGCGACCTTGGTCTGACGACCGGGCCAGGTCCATCCAGTAGGACAGGTCAGTCTCAAGCCTCTGTGGGATGGATGGACAACAAGAGATAAAACGTTAACGAAATCAAGCTAGGAGACTCGTGAACTTGTTTGAATGAGAGTGAATAGAGACAAGTTGTTAGAAGacacagtgtgtgtatttgtgtgacagATGCAGTTGGAGAGATCCAACTCAAGGACAACTGGAGATACAATGAAATAATATCATAATAGATGCTTTGATCCAAAGTGACTTGCAGTACATATTTGTTGTTGTATATAATGTATGACCCCAGCGGGAAATCAACTTAAAGTAGTGTAAATATGTCTGAATAGGTGAAGTCTTGGAAGGGACGGTGTGCCTGAGTTAGAGTATGACTGGCGTTCGAGGGCAGCCTTAcgtttgtgcttgtttgtctTGAATAATTAACTGACACATTTTCTATTAGGCTTTATGTGACGAGAAGGTTTGGACAGGTCCGCCGCTGTTGGACGATGGACGCAGACGTGCGGGAAATATTACGGCCCTTCATGGACTGATGTTGGAGCTGGGATGAACTGACACACACAGGGGGCAGCTGCTGAGCCCGGTAAGAGACATGTGTCACAGATACCGACATTAATCGAATCACACAGCCTCGCTAGCTTTCATATAAATATCAACACACACCCTATAATAGAGCTGTCTGGACAGTGGAgagaggttacacacacacacacacacacacacacacacacacacacacacacacacacacacactttcttatCGAGCTGTCTAGACGGCGGAGAGTGTTTGCATTGTGTTGCTAAGACATTGCTGTAGACGGGAGGTCATGTCTCTGTACAGCCTGTATGAGACTAAAGCAAACACAAAGACTGACCTTTTCATATGTTCACCTATCATTCCTGTAAATGCCACCATGTGACTTATACAAGGATGGAAAAATAGGTAGAGTTTCTATAACCATATTAAAGGGAAATAATTCAGATTAGATTAAAGGTACAAGGAACATAACTAGGAACATAATAGGAATGTGCTTGTACTGTGCTGTACATTCTTCCTGTAAGTCAGTTATTTGTAATATCACATGGaattgtatatttaagcaataaggcatgagggggtgtggtatatggccaataaaccacggCTAACGGCTGTTCTTCCGtcgtgcctggatacagcccttagccgtggtatattggtcagaTACCACAAACaaccgaggtgccttattggtaTTATYaactggttaccaacgtaattagagcagtaaaaataaatgttttgtcatacccgtggtatacggtctgatataacacggctgtcagccaatcagcattcagggctcaaaccacccagtttataatacaggaTAGTATATGATGCAGTTGTTTTTAACTAGATCGGATTACTGTAAGGACTGTAGGAATGTTTTACTGACCAATGGGTAAAGCATCTGTGTGTGCAGAGTGCAGTGTATTGTGAAgggtgcagtgtgcagtgcaccTACCGCCTCGTCATAGCCCATGTGCATAAACTGCATGATCCATTGCTGCACATCTGGCCTGCTGCGGTCCCAGATGTTCCTCTTGGGCCTCCGTAGGGAGGTcaggaactctttggccttagaGGGGGCCACCGCCACCCACACAGGCTTCGTACCTCCGCCCACTAAGGAAATACAGGTAAGGAGAGGTCATGGGTCAAGGTGTGGATGTAAAGAAGTCAATAAGCACACCTGTTTGCCTACAGCAGGGTCGGAGGCAGGGGAAGTGTGTAGGGAGCAGGGGAGCtgtcagtgacagagagagagagtggttctgACCGGCCAGCAGCAgccaggacagacaggagaggagcctAAGGCTGCATCAGCGACACTCTATAAATATCAACGGGTGTTTTTAGATTATTAATAAGACTCATGAAGCCATCATCATCTGAGACGTCACTTATCAATCCAGGCACTCATCCCACAGAGGACTGCGTGTGTTGCGTGCCATGGAGGTCTGTCTGAACTTGACAGGGCTATTCAAAGCTAGACAAGTGTGAAAAGTTTACCGCCTGAGGTGGATTTGTCGAtaaagttatttatttttatttaactaggcaagtgaaaGGTGAATTGTTTTCCTGACATTAATGATGCAGACATGTGGATGTAGTTGTAATGAATACGATTGGAGACAGAGTGCTGGTTtaaagcgcagggcgcagcaggtgtttgttagcaaaggaccacaggaggaggcaggtagctgtgtccagggacaggcagaaggtcatacacagggaatCCAAAAAGGTAacggtacaggcagggaaaaggctaataacgtagtccaggagatcaggcaagaggttgacgacaggaaatctgataggtAAAAGTACatgcagggaataggcaaaaaggcatcgttagtgaggatggccaaaaaCTATGATACACAGGAGGACTAATATGGAAATAAACAGAGCTCTGAATAGAAtgtgtatcaaaacaaacaatacctcacaattatGGGAtgcaatgaactgaactaaatagtgtgtgtaaatgacatacaggtgtgtgaacaggtgatcagaattcaggtgattgggatctggagagtgaactgcgttcaggggatctatttgtttgagggtgtgagctggaaagttggctggaaagtgagctgcgttcaggggatctatgtgatTGAGAGcatgagttggaagcagacgttacagtagCGTGGCTCAgtgtagtcagtgtgtgtgtcgtctCAGCTGTGAGATGTTTctcatgaaaaacagccataaTCCATATTACCATCTCTTTTCTTCAGTAGTCTGTGGAGCTTGTTC
This region of Salvelinus sp. IW2-2015 linkage group LG12, ASM291031v2, whole genome shotgun sequence genomic DNA includes:
- the LOC111970912 gene encoding augurin-A-like codes for the protein MTFLNRHKQVFLHEGMFVLWACGETPASTGPDSPPASSTHCFPRLRETSGTETETMAFHNLCLQVLLLTXFLSYCAHSDGAGENKLHRLLKKRDVGGGTKPVWVAVAPSKAKEFLTSLRRPKRNIWDRSRPDVQQWIMQFMHMGYDEARLETDLSYWMDLARSSDQGRQHHYDENAPIGPQDPGSYRHGANVNYDYY